One segment of Leptospirillum ferrooxidans C2-3 DNA contains the following:
- a CDS encoding AURKAIP1/COX24 domain-containing protein, whose protein sequence is MSSVIKKRRKKIRKHKYKKLRRASRHKKK, encoded by the coding sequence ATGTCCAGTGTCATCAAAAAGCGCCGGAAGAAAATCCGGAAGCACAAGTACAAGAAGCTCCGCAGGGCATCTCGTCACAAGAAGAAGTAA